A window of the Synechococcus sp. JA-3-3Ab genome harbors these coding sequences:
- a CDS encoding isopenicillin N synthase family dioxygenase, with amino-acid sequence MSPVSSFEQAGIPCLDLTPFREGTDPLGVAKAFGAALEEVGFVVITGHGIPEAIIQTAYERARAFFDLPLEQKMEVVTPDRVKNQGYLPIGIESVAATRGAEVPYDLCEALVFNDLFREDPQRPQAGVDPDSGNLWPTHPAGLRAALLAYDAALLQLTQTLMRMGALALDLPETYFLPFMEGKGGVLRAVHYPEQEVEPIPGQLRYGAHSDYGGFTILRQDGAPGGLQVYSKAGEWIDVQAVPNAFVINVGDLLSRWTNDRWRSTLHRVVNPPRSAFGSSRRLSLVYFTAPRDDAWIECLPTCQNAANPPRYAPVQAGEYIRSKLEVSMIGKAGQSSRRSQTRDP; translated from the coding sequence ATGTCTCCAGTTTCTTCCTTTGAGCAAGCTGGGATCCCTTGTCTGGATTTGACCCCCTTTCGGGAGGGCACGGATCCGCTAGGGGTTGCAAAGGCTTTTGGGGCAGCCTTGGAGGAGGTGGGGTTTGTGGTGATCACAGGGCATGGGATCCCGGAGGCCATCATACAAACAGCCTACGAGAGAGCGAGGGCTTTCTTCGACCTGCCGCTGGAACAAAAAATGGAGGTGGTGACTCCGGATCGCGTCAAAAACCAGGGATACCTGCCGATTGGCATCGAAAGTGTAGCCGCTACCCGTGGGGCAGAGGTTCCCTACGATCTCTGTGAGGCGCTGGTGTTCAATGACCTGTTTCGGGAAGATCCACAACGGCCCCAAGCAGGGGTGGATCCGGATTCGGGCAACCTTTGGCCCACCCATCCAGCAGGACTGCGGGCTGCTCTTCTGGCTTATGATGCGGCTCTGCTTCAGCTCACCCAAACCTTGATGCGCATGGGCGCGTTGGCTTTGGATCTGCCGGAAACCTATTTTCTGCCTTTTATGGAGGGGAAAGGGGGAGTGCTGCGGGCTGTGCATTATCCTGAACAGGAGGTGGAGCCCATCCCGGGACAGCTACGCTATGGGGCTCACTCCGACTACGGTGGCTTCACGATTCTGCGACAGGATGGGGCGCCGGGAGGGCTGCAGGTGTACTCCAAAGCAGGAGAGTGGATTGATGTGCAGGCTGTTCCCAACGCCTTTGTCATCAACGTTGGCGATCTGCTATCCCGTTGGACCAATGACCGTTGGCGCTCCACGTTGCACCGCGTGGTCAATCCACCCCGATCGGCTTTCGGTTCCAGTCGCCGCCTGTCTTTGGTTTACTTTACAGCTCCTCGGGACGATGCTTGGATCGAATGCCTGCCCACATGCCAGAATGCAGCAAATCCCCCTCGCTATGCTCCTGTACAGGCTGGGGAGTACATCCGCTCTAAGCTGGAGGTTTCGATGATTGGGAAGGCAGGGCAAAGCTCTCGGAGATCTCAAACTCGGGATCCCTGA
- a CDS encoding transglutaminase family protein — MPVIWPVQIQIRHLIEYRYSRPVQLEPHTVRLRPRCDGIQTLLAFELQVDPQPVGQSALVDLEGNAAVRLWFGDPTEHLRIQTQATVLTLRQNPFDYLLCDWATHLPIDYPSTLAAQLQPYLTAQADPGIQALAWELWDHVQGETTAFLPALNQRIYSECRHILREKGDPWPAGLTWHRKTGACRDLALVFMEVCRTVGLAARFVSGYQVSPSRPSGESMGGEPPEPGRRHLHAWAEVYLPGAGWRGFDPTQGLAVADGHVALAASAYPRDAAPIYGHWLGKGVHSSMSYTIHIQAGSSAQSQAQVAADSLSTSPKVRS, encoded by the coding sequence TTGCCCGTCATTTGGCCTGTGCAAATTCAGATCCGCCATCTCATCGAATATCGCTACAGTCGTCCAGTCCAACTGGAGCCCCACACGGTGCGATTGCGACCGCGCTGCGACGGGATCCAAACTCTCCTGGCTTTTGAGTTGCAGGTGGATCCGCAGCCGGTGGGCCAATCGGCGCTGGTGGACCTGGAGGGCAACGCGGCGGTTCGGCTCTGGTTTGGGGATCCCACCGAGCACTTGCGCATCCAAACTCAGGCCACGGTGCTCACCCTGCGGCAGAATCCCTTCGACTACCTGCTCTGCGATTGGGCCACCCATCTCCCCATCGACTATCCCAGCACGCTGGCAGCCCAATTACAGCCTTATCTGACGGCTCAGGCGGATCCCGGCATCCAGGCCTTGGCCTGGGAGCTATGGGATCACGTGCAGGGGGAAACGACAGCTTTTCTGCCGGCGCTGAACCAGCGCATCTATTCAGAATGCCGCCACATCTTGCGGGAAAAGGGGGATCCCTGGCCTGCCGGCTTGACCTGGCATCGCAAAACCGGAGCCTGCCGCGATTTGGCCCTGGTGTTCATGGAGGTCTGCCGTACGGTAGGCTTGGCCGCGCGCTTTGTCAGTGGCTACCAGGTCAGCCCCTCACGGCCTTCGGGGGAGAGCATGGGCGGAGAACCCCCAGAGCCTGGGCGCCGTCATCTGCACGCTTGGGCGGAGGTGTACTTGCCGGGGGCCGGTTGGCGGGGCTTTGATCCCACCCAGGGGTTGGCCGTGGCCGATGGTCATGTGGCTTTGGCGGCCAGCGCTTACCCCAGAGATGCCGCTCCCATTTACGGCCATTGGCTGGGCAAGGGCGTTCACAGCAGTATGAGCTACACCATCCACATCCAGGCGGGATCTTCTGCGCAAAGCCAAGCCCAGGTTGCTGCAGACAGCCTTAGCACTTCACCAAAAGTGCGGAGCTGA
- a CDS encoding CBS domain-containing protein: MDLILCHQSADFDTLGAAVGAACLYPGARIALTGGSLPGVQEFLALYRDEFPLIELRSVDPGQVQRWIVVDCHDPDRLGKAAAWLSVPGTQIEIFDHHLRDPETPPDGFWPQQQVNCHIEAVGATCTLLVERLQAAGIPLSPFERLALALGIHMDTGSLTFPETTARDAAALSWLLDQGVNLVLLRRFLGDGLTPEMRELLSQGLAQMQVQQVGEYRLGEWLLELPEFVPGLASLVMRLMDLTGVDVLLLVARQGERLSLIGRARQEFAQLGRVMALYGGGGHDCAAAATLKASPEQPLPDPAQVMAALRQAVQERIPPPVTAKDLMSAPVRTIRPEITIDEAQRVLLRYGHSGLVVVDAQGRLVGVISRRDIDIALHHGFGHAPVKGYMTTDVKTLSPDTPLAEIQRLMVQWDIGRLPVLQDGQLVGIVTRTDVLRHLHELPALSPQLALPTLSCPLDLTFAALSERHRQLLEQAAHIADEKGLRLYLVGGTVRDLLLHRWGRQPSPNLERLDLDLVVDGPYSPALDGTDPPGWGLILGQALKQRFPEARLEIHGKFQTAALIWPGGFCVDIASARTEFYPYPASPPEVAMGSIQQDLYRRDFSINALALRLNGPQRGQVLDFFGGQADLQQGIIRALHPNSFIEDPTRIYRAVRFAVRLGFALDSTTEKWIRAAVASGLHDAVGGDRLKQELAYILGSRDWPQAFERLAEWGALRCIHPDLEWDPSLCQRLQRVGRWAYHFRRRYPELGSQEIWQLRLEALLLTLPQAPQVASQLHLTQAGIERLSHSSYYQTLLAQLDPSTLSPAQVVQLLQGLRIPAVILVAGIAPKPARRLIWRYLQEWYWVKPLLNGHDLRRLGYKPGRPFQAILEQLRCLTLNGELTTPAEAEAWLQEHFPLLQAQYRGRK, translated from the coding sequence ATGGATCTGATCCTGTGCCATCAATCGGCGGATTTCGACACCCTGGGGGCGGCGGTGGGAGCGGCCTGCCTGTATCCGGGTGCCCGCATCGCCTTGACCGGGGGATCCCTGCCGGGGGTGCAGGAGTTTTTGGCCTTGTACCGAGATGAATTTCCCCTCATCGAGCTGCGCTCTGTGGATCCGGGACAGGTGCAGCGGTGGATTGTTGTGGATTGTCACGATCCGGATCGCTTGGGAAAAGCTGCCGCTTGGTTGAGCGTCCCCGGCACCCAAATCGAGATTTTCGACCATCACCTCAGGGATCCGGAAACCCCACCGGATGGCTTTTGGCCGCAGCAGCAGGTGAACTGTCATATCGAGGCCGTGGGGGCCACCTGTACCTTGCTGGTGGAGCGGCTGCAGGCTGCTGGGATCCCTCTCAGCCCTTTTGAGCGGCTGGCGCTGGCTTTGGGCATTCACATGGATACGGGATCCCTGACCTTCCCGGAGACCACCGCCCGCGATGCTGCTGCCCTGAGCTGGCTGTTGGATCAGGGGGTGAACCTGGTCTTGTTGCGGCGCTTTTTGGGGGATGGCCTCACCCCAGAGATGCGCGAGCTGCTCAGCCAGGGGTTGGCCCAGATGCAGGTGCAGCAGGTGGGGGAGTATCGCCTGGGAGAATGGCTGCTGGAGCTGCCGGAGTTTGTGCCCGGCTTGGCCAGCCTGGTGATGCGGCTGATGGATCTGACGGGAGTGGATGTGCTGCTCTTGGTGGCGCGGCAGGGGGAGCGGCTCAGCCTGATCGGGCGGGCGCGGCAGGAGTTTGCCCAGTTGGGCAGGGTGATGGCCCTCTACGGCGGCGGTGGACACGATTGTGCTGCAGCAGCCACGTTAAAAGCCAGCCCAGAGCAGCCTTTGCCCGACCCGGCCCAAGTCATGGCGGCCCTCAGGCAGGCTGTCCAAGAGCGGATCCCGCCCCCGGTGACGGCCAAAGATTTGATGTCGGCTCCGGTGCGCACCATCCGACCGGAGATCACCATCGACGAGGCCCAGCGGGTGCTGCTGCGCTACGGCCATTCCGGCCTGGTGGTGGTGGACGCTCAAGGTCGCCTGGTGGGGGTGATCTCGCGGCGGGATATCGATATCGCCCTGCACCACGGATTTGGCCATGCCCCCGTCAAGGGCTACATGACCACCGACGTGAAAACCCTCTCCCCCGACACCCCCTTGGCGGAGATTCAGCGGTTGATGGTGCAGTGGGATATTGGCCGCCTGCCGGTTCTCCAGGATGGACAGTTGGTGGGCATTGTAACTCGCACCGATGTGTTGCGGCACCTACACGAGTTGCCGGCCCTCTCACCCCAGTTGGCTTTGCCCACCCTTTCCTGCCCTTTGGATCTCACCTTCGCGGCCCTGTCGGAGCGGCATCGACAGTTGCTGGAGCAGGCCGCCCACATCGCCGATGAGAAGGGCCTGAGGTTGTATCTGGTGGGGGGAACGGTGCGGGATCTGCTGCTGCACCGGTGGGGACGGCAGCCCTCGCCCAACCTGGAGCGGCTGGATCTGGACTTGGTGGTGGATGGGCCCTACTCTCCGGCCCTGGATGGGACGGATCCCCCGGGCTGGGGCTTGATTTTGGGACAAGCGCTCAAACAGCGCTTCCCGGAAGCGCGGCTGGAGATCCACGGCAAATTCCAAACGGCGGCCTTGATCTGGCCAGGCGGCTTTTGTGTGGATATCGCCAGCGCCCGCACGGAGTTTTATCCCTACCCGGCCTCTCCCCCCGAAGTGGCCATGGGATCCATCCAGCAAGACCTCTATCGGCGGGATTTTTCCATCAACGCCTTGGCCTTGCGCCTCAACGGCCCCCAGCGAGGACAGGTGCTGGATTTTTTCGGCGGACAAGCAGATCTGCAACAGGGGATCATCCGGGCATTACACCCCAACAGCTTCATCGAGGATCCCACCCGCATTTATCGGGCGGTGCGCTTTGCGGTGCGCTTGGGCTTCGCCCTGGACTCGACCACAGAAAAATGGATCCGCGCTGCCGTGGCCAGTGGTCTGCACGATGCCGTCGGCGGGGATCGCCTCAAGCAGGAGCTGGCCTACATTCTCGGATCCCGCGATTGGCCCCAAGCCTTTGAGCGGCTGGCAGAATGGGGAGCTTTGCGCTGTATTCACCCCGACCTGGAGTGGGATCCCTCCCTGTGTCAGCGGTTGCAACGGGTGGGCCGCTGGGCCTATCACTTTCGCCGCCGCTATCCTGAGCTGGGATCCCAGGAGATCTGGCAACTGCGCCTAGAGGCTCTCCTCCTCACCCTACCCCAAGCCCCCCAGGTGGCCAGCCAACTCCACCTCACCCAAGCAGGCATCGAACGCCTCAGCCATTCCTCCTATTACCAAACCCTGTTGGCCCAACTGGATCCCAGCACCCTCTCTCCGGCCCAGGTGGTGCAACTGCTGCAGGGGCTGCGGATCCCAGCAGTGATTTTGGTGGCCGGGATCGCCCCCAAGCCGGCCCGGCGGCTGATCTGGCGCTATTTGCAGGAGTGGTACTGGGTGAAGCCGCTGCTCAACGGCCACGATCTGCGTCGTCTGGGTTATAAGCCAGGTCGCCCCTTCCAAGCCATTTTGGAGCAACTGCGTTGCCTCACCCTGAACGGTGAACTCACCACCCCGGCAGAAGCTGAAGCCTGGCTACAAGAACACTTCCCCCTGCTGCAAGCTCAATACCGAGGAAGAAAGTAG
- the frr gene encoding ribosome recycling factor, with protein sequence MELAEIEELMNKAVQATQRSFNTVRTGRANSSLLDRIQVEYYGVPTPLKALASLTTPDSSTLLIQPFDPSTLAAIERAIVASDLGLTPSNDGKVVRLTIPPLTEERRKELSKQVAKLAEEGRVSIRNIRRDGIDSVRKREKNGELSEDESKSLQDAIQKLTDRYIKKIDELLAEKEKELTTL encoded by the coding sequence GTGGAGCTAGCTGAGATTGAGGAGTTGATGAACAAAGCTGTGCAAGCCACACAGCGCTCCTTTAATACGGTGCGCACCGGGCGGGCCAATTCCAGCCTGCTGGATCGCATTCAGGTGGAGTACTACGGCGTGCCCACTCCCCTCAAGGCCCTGGCCAGCCTCACCACGCCAGACTCCAGCACTCTCTTGATCCAGCCTTTTGATCCCTCGACCCTGGCGGCCATTGAGCGGGCCATTGTCGCCTCTGACCTAGGTCTAACCCCCAGCAACGACGGCAAGGTGGTGCGGCTCACCATTCCCCCCCTGACAGAAGAGCGGCGCAAAGAGCTGAGCAAACAGGTGGCCAAGCTGGCCGAAGAGGGGCGAGTCTCGATCCGCAACATCCGGCGGGATGGCATTGACTCGGTGCGCAAGCGAGAGAAAAATGGCGAGCTGTCTGAAGATGAGTCCAAAAGCTTGCAGGATGCCATCCAGAAACTAACTGACCGCTACATTAAGAAGATCGATGAGCTGCTGGCAGAAAAAGAAAAGGAGCTGACGACCCTGTGA
- a CDS encoding RNA-guided endonuclease InsQ/TnpB family protein translates to MSQVLTISYKLKVSPSQAAKLDATMDAFVQALNWVNQNTPEKIVNAVKLQSLCYYEIRARFGLSSNLAQQVCRRVAGARKVARQRNRPVKEFKRRFVTYDARIFSFREKDWTVSLTTVEGRERFELAIGNYQRGMLAGSNPKSATLVQRKDGSYYIQICVEKNPPKQQDTDRVIGVDLGRTDIAHTSEGDNWNGQQLNRVRDHYSKLRAVLQRKASKGTRSSRRRCRQLLQRLSGKERRFQAWVNHRISKAIVSRAKATNSALALEDLTGIRERVNQQPRSKTERRRANSWAFYQLRQFLEYKALRAGVALILVPPAYTSQTCHRCLHIHPDPAQSYRSGKSFKCGHCGWEGDADLNGANVIALLGAAVNQPRGSGLFCSLVEQNRLRATESPLRTA, encoded by the coding sequence ATGAGTCAAGTCCTGACCATATCCTATAAGCTCAAGGTGTCCCCGTCGCAAGCCGCCAAATTGGACGCGACGATGGATGCCTTTGTGCAGGCACTGAACTGGGTCAACCAGAACACGCCGGAGAAGATCGTCAACGCGGTCAAACTGCAATCCCTTTGCTACTACGAGATTCGAGCCCGGTTCGGCTTGTCCAGTAACTTGGCTCAACAGGTGTGCAGACGGGTGGCAGGCGCTCGCAAAGTGGCAAGACAGCGCAACCGTCCAGTTAAAGAGTTCAAGCGTAGGTTCGTTACCTACGACGCACGTATCTTTTCATTCCGCGAGAAAGACTGGACGGTGTCGCTGACCACGGTTGAAGGGAGAGAACGCTTTGAGCTAGCCATTGGCAACTACCAGCGTGGGATGCTGGCTGGCTCTAACCCCAAATCGGCCACCCTAGTCCAGCGGAAGGACGGCTCCTACTACATCCAGATTTGCGTAGAGAAAAACCCGCCCAAGCAACAAGATACTGACAGGGTGATCGGGGTGGACTTGGGCAGGACGGATATCGCCCATACGTCAGAGGGGGACAATTGGAATGGACAGCAGTTGAACCGAGTCCGCGACCACTACTCCAAGCTGAGGGCGGTACTCCAACGCAAAGCCAGTAAGGGCACCCGCAGTTCGCGGCGCAGATGCCGTCAACTGTTGCAACGGCTGTCTGGCAAGGAAAGACGCTTTCAGGCGTGGGTCAATCATCGCATCTCCAAAGCTATTGTCTCTAGGGCAAAGGCGACAAACAGCGCTCTTGCTCTGGAAGACTTGACAGGGATTCGGGAAAGGGTCAATCAACAGCCCCGCAGCAAGACAGAGCGTAGGCGGGCAAATAGTTGGGCGTTTTATCAACTCCGTCAATTTTTGGAGTACAAGGCTCTGCGTGCGGGGGTTGCTCTGATTCTTGTTCCGCCTGCCTACACGTCGCAGACCTGCCACCGGTGTTTGCACATTCATCCCGATCCTGCGCAATCCTACCGCAGTGGCAAGTCGTTCAAGTGTGGGCACTGTGGATGGGAAGGGGATGCGGATTTGAATGGTGCGAATGTGATTGCGCTTTTGGGGGCTGCTGTAAACCAGCCTAGAGGTTCGGGCTTGTTTTGTTCTCTGGTAGAGCAGAACAGGCTCAGGGCTACTGAAAGCCCGCTCCGTACCGCTTAG
- a CDS encoding TMEM165/GDT1 family protein codes for MVTVAEFGDKTFFTPLILAMRHPRRWVFLGTWLALAVMTLLAVVAGKVLFKLLPPLGVRVLSAGVFAAFGLRMLWQAYKMTPQQEKEEEEEALRLVEQAEEKGAGRGGAWAIVWEAFSLTALAEFGDKTQIATVSLAATHPGLSVWAGATLGHGLTVGLAVVGGRFLAAHISERAVHWVGGGLFLVFALLTGWELLGSGIS; via the coding sequence TTGGTTACGGTAGCGGAGTTTGGGGATAAAACCTTTTTTACCCCCCTGATTCTGGCTATGCGACACCCGCGCCGCTGGGTTTTCTTGGGGACGTGGCTGGCTTTGGCCGTGATGACCTTGCTGGCAGTGGTGGCCGGGAAGGTGCTTTTCAAGCTGCTGCCACCCCTGGGCGTGCGAGTGTTGTCGGCTGGGGTTTTCGCGGCTTTTGGGCTGAGAATGCTCTGGCAAGCTTACAAGATGACTCCCCAGCAGGAAAAAGAAGAAGAGGAAGAAGCCCTCAGGCTGGTGGAGCAGGCAGAAGAAAAAGGGGCGGGCCGCGGCGGTGCTTGGGCCATTGTGTGGGAAGCCTTTAGCTTGACAGCCTTGGCCGAGTTCGGGGATAAAACCCAGATTGCCACCGTCTCCTTGGCGGCCACCCACCCGGGATTGAGCGTCTGGGCAGGGGCTACCCTCGGCCATGGGCTGACGGTGGGGCTGGCGGTGGTGGGAGGTCGTTTTTTAGCAGCTCACATCTCTGAACGCGCCGTGCATTGGGTGGGGGGCGGCTTATTTCTGGTGTTTGCGTTGCTGACCGGTTGGGAGCTGCTGGGATCCGGGATCAGCTAG